Part of the Zingiber officinale cultivar Zhangliang chromosome 8A, Zo_v1.1, whole genome shotgun sequence genome, CAATTGACTCGATCGACACTCAATAATTCTTTCATCTTTTTTATATAGTGAAAGTAAACATGAGTTCCtcatgcaacaacaacaacagtgAGTGATTTGAGAGCACACCTATTCCAAGAAACGTAATTGGTAGGTAAATCATAATTGGTGTATTATATTGCCTCATCATTTCCTTATCTTCCAATATAGGATATGATGCCGATCAAATCTTCATGGATAAGTCAAATGATGTGGCTTCCTATCCTCCATCTACAGGATTTGTATTATCTTTCCTTAGCTTGTTGCAAATCCCTTTCAGGTTATCAAATGCAAGTTTTCTTGTCTGCTGAAACAAGATTCCGTAACTGCACAGAAAGGaacaaatgttttttttttttcttttctccttttctttttttctggCACAGAGCATTAATTTGTAGCAGTTCATGCCATTGTTTTCACAATATGCATTAACCAAATGCTATTCAGATGTTCACCATTCTTTATTCTCTATGTCTTCAGTTTCTTTAAGGAGTTTATCAATAGTTATACTCATATTTTGGTTACCTTAAATGGCAACTGGGTATTAACTTCCTGTTCATAGTCACAGCTCAGTCAGTCTTTGTGATTGTATAAAAGTACTTTGAGGTGGAAATGCTGGCCATCAATGAGAAAAAGCTTCCTGGAGAATTTCTCACACAAACAGTACGTACTGCTttcatttcaaaaaaaaaaaaaagagagagaaagggaaaCTTTCAGTAGAGCTACAGATCATCTCCTTATCTGACAGTGTTTGAGTTAATCTAAAAGATCAAAAGGAACCTTGTGTCGATGACACTGGCTAAGCTTCGACCTCAAATTGCAGCATCTTATTTATTGACAACACTTTATGTAACACTTGTGGTACCAAGACAGAGATTCCCAGGCATTGAGATCTTCTGATTTAACCTTGAGCTGGAAATTCTGAGCTCTAAATCTAGGCCTACAGATGAAGGAAGATGGTCTGTTTCTTGCCCTTGGATTGATGAATTCAGGTCTATTTTTGCAGTCTCAAAGCCCCCTTGGCTTGCCATGGTACAAAGAGATAATCCTGAGTCAGTGTGGCGAGCTGCCTTCTCACCAGTTGCAACCTGCAGAGATGCAATGAGATAAACGGTGGTTAGAAGATATCAAGAAAGCAAGATAGAACAAGATTGTTTGAACAACCACATCGAAGAGACTCGATCGACGCTTCTTTTTGTCGAGGTTGCTTTGCCTCAGGAAGTATTTCTGAGCATGGCTCGCCACTTGTGTGGGAGTTCTAGTGGTGACGAAGTTCCTCGAGATGCCTCTCCAATCCCCTTTTCCAAGCTTCTCTAGCCCCGCCAGGAATCGCCTGTGCTCTTCCTCAGTCCACGAAAGCCCTATCCAATtcaaagggggaaaaaaaatCTTGTGTCACTAGGAAGGATGTTCATCTTATGATGAGAGAAGGTTGTGTTGTGTTGCATGTTTCAGAGTTGCTGATGGTTCACCTTTCTTCCTCTCTTGTTTTCTGCCACCAGGACCATCAGAGAGATAGCCATTAGCCATCTTCTGATCAGCAGCCTCATCCACTGAGCCAAGAGAAGAAGTCGATGAAGAAGGGGAAGAGGAAAAGGCAAAAGGATAAGTGCAAGAGACGAGGCACTCCATGCTGAAGCTTTTCTTGAGAGGGGAAGCCGAACGAAGCTGAACCCCAAATAGCTTCACTCCACCGCCTTCTCCTCCAGCCATGCCTCTTGTGCTGCTGCAACACGTCCTCGAGTTGTGGCCATTATGTCCACAATGAGAGCATTTCCTCACCATTCTCAACCTGCTCAAGCTCAATCCAGCAGCTAATCTAtctgtgtgtgtgtatatatatatatatacatacaacaAAGGGCTAGGGCTGCTCATTTGTGGAGAGGCTTTGATTGGGTGTGTCACTATAAACGACACACAAAATCTAACAGTTCACTATTTTGGAAAAGATGACAAATCTAATCTCTTGGACTTCTTGAAATCAAATTTAATCTAACAGTTCACTATTTTTTTGAAGGTCTATTGCTTTTGTCAGACAGCTTTCTCAAATGATTTAATATCATTAGGATTTGGGTGGATTCTGTTTGGCGTGATTAGCTTAATCACTTCCACTAGCACCTAATCCTGGATTTGTGTGTGATAATAATATGAAGCAAACATGCTCCATGAGATTCGattacatcaaaaaaaaaaaaactttgccaTTGTTGCTGGCATCCATTGTACGTGCTCCTTTTGTAAATTAACACAGATGACGCACTATTCTATTTAGTTAGATGAGCCTTTCATCATTGAGCTGCGTCAAGAAGGTTTCATTATTTATAATATTCTAAAATTTGTTTTGTTTAATATATTTACGAATTTCACTTGCTTACAGTTATGCCTaatctttttaaattattttaattttatcctaTGAATGGGATATTTTCCATATCGATTTGCAAAAAgtaagcttatatatatatgttttgttGAAACCAAAGTGCAAGATCTTATAATGATATATCATCCTGTTCAGAAGTTGAGTATAAGGAGAGGTCGACGATATGGTTACAATATTAACGAAGGAGAGATTTTAAGTTGAGAGTTGTTGACCTGCACATATTATAGACAAAGTCAATAGGAACGTTAGAGCGAGAATTAGAAAGGGGATCTCTAGCACAGACACTACAACACTCAAGTTAGAGTAGTAGCCGAGCGAAAATTAACAAGAAGATTAACAGTAGAATACTGGAATTTGAGTGCCTCTGGATGTGTTCACGTACCTAGCCAACAGAGAGGACTCCTTTTTTATACCGTCTCTCATAACCTCCATAATAATGAGGCGACAAAGAATGTCTGGTGTCAGAATATGTAAGGTGATGAAGTATATACAGTAGTCCGCCCTTAGCCATAGGAATGTTCAATTGCGTGTATATATTAGAATAAGGAAATATTCTCGATGAGTAACCATTATTTTCTGACAAATTGTTACAATTCCTTCACAATATTGTGTCCTAGAGGAGATCTGACCAGCTTTGGGTCCAAGCAGATGTATGTTGAGATACTTACATAGGATAAGTAGGGAGTTAAGCCCTGTATATCCAGTCGGCTCTAGGGCCGCTCAGGTTTATATTAAGAATCTTACATTGGAAGAGTGGGGAGCTAGGCCCCGTATACTCGGCCAGCTCTAGGGCCCGACCAACTGTATGCTGAGAGATTTACAaggagaagtggggagctaagtcTTGTATGTCTGACCGACTCTAGGGTCGCCCGGATTTATACTAAGAATCTTACATTGAAAGAGTGGGGAGCTGGGCCCCGTATGCTCGACCGGTTCTATGGTCTGATCGACTGTATACTGAGAGACCTGTAGAGAGAAGTGTTGAGTTGTGCCCCGTATGACCGGGTTGCCCAGGTGTATGGTAAGAGACTTGCACAGGAGAAGTGGAGAGCTAAGCCCCGGATGTCTGGTTGGCTCTAGGACCTGATCGACTGTATGCTGAGAGACTTGGACAAGAGAAGTGGGGAGCTAAACCCCATATGTCCAGTCGGCTCTAGGACCCGACTGGTTGTATGCTAAGAAACTTACAAAGGAAAGGTTGTTCGTTCAGATACATATACCTAGATTTTGAATGACATCTCACTTTGACTTTGACTCTATCATATCACCTTGACTATCGATTCACATTACCTTGGGGGCCACTCATACACGTCATATcataagcctccccttcaagtctaattGAAGGAGGTGCAAGTTCAATTGACTAGACAGCTTATCGCAAAGGCTAAATCACTTGAGCAGGCGACGATATGTGAGTACTGAGCGGGTGGTGATATGTAAGGAACGTCGAGCAAGCGGGGATATGTAAGTCCCGAGCGGGTAATGATATGTAAGCAATGCTGAGCGAGCGGCGATATGTGAGTACCAAACGGATGGAGATATATAAGTAATGTCGAGTGGGCGGAGATATGTAAGGAATGTCGAGCGAGCGGTGATATGTAAGGGTTGAGTGCGCGACAATTTGTTGATAAGTGTCGATCATCTAGGAGCCCTACCCAAGTGAGTTGATGCTAGGGGCTATGTGTAAGTGGATTAGGGCTGGGAGTTATGCCCAAGTGAATAATTCACGCGAGTCATGCACTCTTATGACTCAGCCGAGCGGCATGAGAGTCTGAGACATAGGCTTGAGgatagactcacttataactcgctcggGCAACATGAGAATCTGGGAGATAGGCGTAAAGGCAGGCTTATTTATAACTCGGTCAGGCAGCAAGAGAGTCTGGGACATTTGCACGAGGGCAGACTTGCTTATAATTCGGTCAGGCAGCACAAGAGTGTGGGACATAGGTGCGAGggtaggctcacttataactcggttaggcggtgcgagagtctaggacataggTACAAGgggcaggctcacttataactcggtcaggCGGTGCGAGGTCTGAGACATTGgcaggctcgcttataacttagtTGGG contains:
- the LOC122012208 gene encoding transcription factor MYBS3-like isoform X1; amino-acid sequence: MVRKCSHCGHNGHNSRTCCSSTRGMAGGEGGGVKLFGVQLRSASPLKKSFSMECLVSCTYPFAFSSSPSSSTSSLGSVDEAADQKMANGYLSDGPGGRKQERKKGLSWTEEEHRRFLAGLEKLGKGDWRGISRNFVTTRTPTQVASHAQKYFLRQSNLDKKKRRSSLFDVVATGEKAARHTDSGLSLCTMASQGGFETAKIDLNSSIQGQETDHLPSSVGLDLELRISSSRLNQKISMPGNLCLGTTSVT
- the LOC122012208 gene encoding transcription factor MYBS3-like isoform X2 encodes the protein MSSPSPLLYVYIYIYTHTDRLAAGLSLSRLRMVRKCSHCGHNGHNSRTCCSSTRGMAGGEGGGVKLFGVQLRSASPLKKSFSMECLVSCTYPFAFSSSPSSSTSSLGSVDEAADQKMANGYLSDGPGGRKQERKKGLSWTEEEHRRFLAGLEKLGKGDWRGISRNFVTTRTPTQVASHAQKYFLRQSNLDKKKRRSSLFDVATGEKAARHTDSGLSLCTMASQGGFETAKIDLNSSIQGQETDHLPSSVGLDLELRISSSRLNQKISMPGNLCLGTTSVT